The Triticum dicoccoides isolate Atlit2015 ecotype Zavitan chromosome 6A, WEW_v2.0, whole genome shotgun sequence genome has a window encoding:
- the LOC119314542 gene encoding uncharacterized protein LOC119314542, translating into MSTAAASRPSGSILLTPFPNYQSASLSRVKLPAAGAGRSPSKSVSASSPRSSPAGGTATPKTRRTCMCSPTNHPGSFRCSLHKERKQKVPAAGSCRKPSSPPSPPSKRTASPFAQLGPIGSGCAKGTGRTLPQLAPMGSGHWARRALAPSPTAQQVQYRKRASRFHPGPSSLSAASMAGHRAGGSIQ; encoded by the coding sequence ATGTCGACGGCGGCTGCATCTCGGCCCAGCGGCTCCATCCTTTTGACTCCCTTTCCCAACTACCAATCCGCCTCGCTCTCTCGCGtcaagctccccgccgccggcgccggccgcTCGCCAAGCAAGTCCGTCAGCGCCTCGTCTCCCCGCTCCTCCCCCGCGGGCGGCACCGCCACCCCGAAGACCCGTCGGACATGCATGTGCTCTCCGACAAACCACCCGGGCTCGTTCCGCTGCAGCCTCCACAAGGAACGCAAGCAGAAGGTCCCGGCCGCAGGCAGCTGCAGGAAGCCATCCTCCCCGCCTTCGCCGCCGTCGAAGCGCACGGCCAGCCCGTTCGCGCAGCTCGGCCCCATCGGCAGCGGCTGCGCCAAGGGCACGGGCCGCACGCTCCCACAGCTCGCTCCCATGGGGAGTGGGCACTGGGCGCGCAGGGCGCTCGCGCCGTCCCCCACGGCGCAGCAGGTGCAGTACAGAAAGCGCGCGAGCCGGTTCCACCCCGGGCCCAGCAGTCTCTCCGCAGCCTCCATGGCCGGCCACCGCGCAGGCGGCAGCATCCAGTAA